From Rutidosis leptorrhynchoides isolate AG116_Rl617_1_P2 chromosome 3, CSIRO_AGI_Rlap_v1, whole genome shotgun sequence, a single genomic window includes:
- the LOC139902063 gene encoding uncharacterized protein yields MEVFMGNVYAPQALSDKIMLWNKVSSFMDNHPGDFIFLADWNSVRTREDRCGSNFCVQDARVFNDFIENNLKGSVLARGHSDHSPILLFQDKVDFGPTYFKIFESWFTRQDFDSTVRKAWDIVNLNKELDIVAKFRLMKGHLKRWISSSKSNEDARYKEIVNKINDIDISIDVGIVGDDLINERNNLVVERDDLSKLEDIDSFQKSSIKWDIEGDENSKFFHASLKHKRHS; encoded by the exons CTTTATGGGTAATGTTTACGCCCCTCAAGCATTATCGGATAAGATTATGTTGTGGAATAAGGTTTCCTCCTTCATGGATAACCATCCGGGCGACTTTATTTTTTTGGCAGATTGGAATTCGGTTAGAACACGAGAAGATAGATGTGGTTCCAATTTTTGTGTCCAAGATGCTCGGGTTTTTAATGACTTCATTGAAA ACAACTTGAAAGGCTCAGTTTTGGCTCGGGGCCATTCGGACCACTCTCCGATCCTTCTTTTTCAAGATAAGGTCGATTTTGGCCCAACGTATTTTAAGATTTTTGAATCGTGGTTTACCCGTCAAGATTTTGATTCTACCGTTCGTAAAGCTTGGGACATTGTTAACTTGAACAAAGAGCTCGACATTGTGGCTAAGTTTAGATTAATGAAGGGTCATCTTAAAAGATGGATTAGCTCTTCTAAATCTAACGAAGATGCGAGATACAAGGAGATTGTGAACAAGATCAATGACATAGATATTTCTATAGATGTTGGTATCGTGGGGGATGATCTGATTAACGAGCGCAACAATTTGGTTGTAGAAAGAGACGACTTGTCGAAATTGGAAGATATCGATTCGTTTCAGAAATCTAGTATTAAATGGGACATTGAGGGTGACGAGAATTCCAAGTTTTTTCACGCGTCTCTTAAACATAAACGTCACTCTTAG